From Thermodesulfobacteriota bacterium:
TCTTACCAAGGAGAACTCTCTTTTACAATGGACTAGTTTTTAGGGGGAAGGTCAACGGCACCAAAAATCTTCGCAAATGCGTACATTCTCTCTTGACAACCCTTCTTAAGTTGTTATATTACTATTAAATCGCAAACAGGAGGTCATGCAAATGGCAACCAAAGCAAAACCATATGACGTAAAGGACTTCACGGAGCCGGTTAAGGAATTGTCCAAGCTCGTAAAAGAGACTTACCTTAACACTATAGATTTCTCCCACTCGATTTCCGAGGAGAACAAGAAGATGTTCCAGAAGCAGCTCGACTACGCGCTCGACGCAGAGAAGGAATACGTCAGCACGGTGAAAGACCTCTTCGACAAGTTCCCGAAGGAAGAAATCCCCTTCGTAAAGATGGACGCGAGGGCGTTCGACGATGGCTGGATAAAGGCGCTCGAATACAGCAAGAACGTAATCGATTCGCTCAAAACAATGTCGGACAATATGACCGACGGCAGCCACGACATGGCGAAGAAGAACATCGTGAAGGCATTCTCGATTTTCGACGAAGCCCTGGACTCGTTAAAAATATAAGTTCTGAATATCAGACATACGCGGGGCGGCCGGACGGCTACCCCGCTTACAATTGCCCGGTTTTCAGTCCTTGATCCATTCTCTATAAACTCGAATTCCATTCACATGCCGGGATTTACAGGTACCCTCATATTCTATAGGGATATTGAAGGAGCCCGAAGCCTTGACCCACGCGAGGCCACAGGCTTCCGGCAGCATAAAGGGGATTCATGAAGAAGTCAAAGGAATATCCTAAGCTCGCCCCTGATATAAGGGCGCTCGAGACGCGCGAGTCCGGGGTCGACTACGATGCGGTCGCCCCGTTCGAGGACGAAGACGACAACCTGCAGTTCGACGACGATACCGGGACCGAATTCGATCCCGGTGCACCGCGCAGGAAACGGAAGAAAAAGCCCGGGGCTTCGAAGCTCGAAGAGCACCTCCGCCTTCTTCACGTCTACTTCCGCGACCTCGAGCACGAAACGTCACTCCTCTCTCCGAAAGAAGAGCTCCGCATCGCGGCCAACATCCGTAAATGCGAGAACAAGGCCGAGGCCATAAGGGCCGTCCTCACGGAGCTCGCCGAGGGGAAGCTGCCGAAGAAGCCCCAAAAAGAGTATCCCTTTTACGACGGCGGCGACATGCTCGACTACGTACAGAGGATGAACACCCTCTCCAACGCCTACATGAAACGCTCGAACGAGCTCAAGAACCGCTTTATAAAATCCAATTTAAAACTCGTAATCAGTATAGCCAAGAACTACATGGGAAGGGGGCTCCCGCTCGCCGACCTCATACAGGAAGGCAACCTCGGCCTCATGCGCGCCGTCGAAAAATTCGACTATACACTGGGATATAAATTCTCGACCTACGCGAGCTGGTGGATACAGCAGGCCGTCTTCCGCGCCCCGTTCGAAAAAACGAAGACAATTCGCATCCCCGTTTATCTCTACGAATGGGCCGGGAAGGTCAAGGCCGTAACCGCGCTCCTGACGAAGGAGCTCGACAGGGAGCCCACCTGCGAGGAAATAGCCAAGGAGCTCGAAATAGCGCCCTCCGTAGTAAAGCGCATAATACAGACGGCGTCCGACGTGATGAACAACGTGCAGTCCCTGGACGCACCCATTTCCAACGACGACCAGCGCACCTACATCGAATTCGTCGAGGATTCGAAAATACCGCCCCCCGACACCGCCATACTCAAGCGCTCTGTCCAGAATAGGATAGAGGACGTCCTCTCGACGCTCAGCCCCAAGGAAGAGGAAATCATAAGGATGCGCTTCGGCATAGGTATCGAAACCACCTACACTCTGAACGAGATCGGCGACAAGTTCGGCGTAACCAGGGAGCGCATAAGACAGATCGAAAAATCAGCTCTCGACAAGATAGCGTCCTCCTACCTCGGCGATTATCTCAGGGATTTAGTCTAGAATCCGACGTCGCGGCCGTGAGCCGCGACAACAACTTATCCGTCATTCTGAACATGATTCAGAATCTTGCCTTTTTCTTTTTTGTAATTCCCAGGAATTCCGAGCGAGCGAGGAATCACCCCTCCAGTCTGTCATTCCTGCAACGATTTCGAGCGAGTGAGGAATCGGACGCCCTTGGCCGACTGTTATGAAGCATGTTTAGTACAGCTCGAAAGTAACCCAAACCCAAATAGCAGGAACCCATTCAGTTTCCCGCCAGCAATCCATCAAGATCTTGTCATTTCGAGCTTGTGCGAGAAATCTATCTTTGCTTTAATCCCCCTTAGAAAAAGGGGGACAATTCCGAACGCGTGAGGAATAGGGGGATTTAATCTTTATAATGTGTCATTTCTGGCAAAGCGAAGCAATTCAAACTCATTCCGGCACTGTCCCGTCAAGCAAATACGTCCCCCACTCGGCAACGTAGGCGTCGAGGTCGAAGGGCGGCGTCCAGTCCTGGTCCACCGTTATGTACAGGACCTGACCCGGGTAAATCCTGTTCGGATTCCGAATCGTCCCCGCGTTATCCCGGTATATCCTCACCCACTGCCTCGGGTCCCTGTAGTAATACCCCGCCAGCAGGTGAAGCTCCTCTGCACGCTTAACGGTGTGGGCGATAACCCTCTTCGGCGGCTCCGGCGGAAATTCGATGGAATGAGCGGAAGATGCCACGAATCCAAGTGTGATTAGTATAGGCGTAATAGACATAAGACCCCGCATAATACACCCCCGTTGATTTCAAACCCCAATATCCATATTATAATGCATCCGTGTCCGACGGAATACCGAAACACGGACGATAACGAAACCATGCGCGCGATAATCCAACGAGTAAAAGAAGCGAAGGTCGATGTCGCCGGCGAAACCGTCGGTAAAATAGGGGAGGGTATGCTCGTCCTCCTCGGGGCTGGCAAGGATGATACGTCCGCCGACGCCGATTACCTCGTCGACAAAATCCTGGCGCTCCGCATATTCGAGGACGCTGACGGCAAGATGAACCTCTCCGTCACGAATACGCCCGGCTCGCTCCTCGTCGTCTCCCAGTTCACCCTCTACGGCGACTGCCGGAAGGGCAGGCGGCCATCCTTCGACAAGGCCGCCCCGCCCGAAGTCGCCGAGGCCCTTTACGAAGAATTCGTGTCGAAGCTCCGCGCCCGCGGGGCACACGTCGAAACCGGCCGCTTCCGCGCCATTATGGACGTCCATCTCGTGAACCGGGGGCCGGTAACACTGATGCTGGACAGTAAGAAGGAATTTTAGGACCAGGATAAACTGATTCCCCTAGTACAAAAATATTTTGGAAATATTACTCGCACGGGCTATCTTGGTTAATTATTCGGGCCTTCTCTATGTCAGCCCTGAATCTATATCAAGTATTAGATTGGATAGACACTCATGAAGGAGAGTAACGATGAAGAAAAACACTATCTGCCTATGGTACAACCATGACGCGGAAGAAGCGGCGCACTTTTACGCCCGAACCTTTCCCGACAGCAAGGTCGGCGCAGTACACCGGGCGCCGTCCGACTTTCCGGGCGGTAAAGAGGGCGATGCCCTGGTTGTCCATTTCACGGTGTGCGGCGTGCCGTGCATCGGCCTCAACGGCGGGGACGCGTTCAAGCACAGCGAGGCGTTCTCTTTTCAGATCGCTACCGAAGACCAGGCGGAAACCGACCGTTACTGGAACGCCATTGTCGACAATGGAGGCACGGAAAGCGCATGCGGCTGGTGCAAGGATAAATGGGGCCTGTCGTGGCAGATCACGCCGCGCGTCCTGACAGAGGCACTGGCCAGGGGCGGCGATGTGGCGAAGCGCGCGTTCGAAGCGATGATGGATATGCGGAAGATAGACGTCGCCAGGATCGAGGCGGCGGTGCGCGGGTAAGAATCGCATCCTCAAGCCGGCGCCTTTTTGTCATTCATCAAACCCGGATTTTCTCTTCATCCGGGCCCGGCCCTGAAAAGAAAGCCAAAGACAGATTACTCGGAATTGCCTCGAAATAGCGGATTATTCACCCCCACCCCTCACCTTACTTCCCGAACGCCTTGTCGTACGATTTCATACATCCTTTTATATAACTGTCGACTACGCCTTCGTCGGTGGAAAATCCCATTTCCTTGAAATGCTCTTCCCATAGTCTGTGGAATAATTCTCTGCATTCTACCTTCGCCTCGTCCGGCTTGTATTCGGTGTAATCAAGCGCTATTGATTTACCGCCTTGCTCCCCGATGATCTCCGCCCTGAGCTCGCTGCCGCTATCCGCGTAGGAAGGGTAGGCCAGGAAAGATAATGCTCCTAGAGTCATAAAAATTACCTTCATATATTTTCCTCTCCGTTATTGGTATCCACATTATAATGCGCCACCAGCCCACCAAACGCCGTTCACTCATCAAGTCAGATTCCGCATATTTAAAGATTTCTGTATGTACAAAGATTATTGAGAAGAATTTACATTTATGATAGCATAGGACAGTATCGGTAAAAAGGAGGAGCAAGATGGAAATTAAAAAATGGAAATCGATATTGTTTGTCGGGCTTATCGTTTTTGGTTTCCCGGGTTCGATTTTGCCGAATAAAGTTCATGCGGATGATGGGGAATACGTGTCGGGTTGCTGCCAGTTCTTTATGGAAAAAAGCCGGGGTGTTTATATCCATCCTCGCCCGATCCATGCGCCAATAACATGAACGGGAAGTTCCTCGAGGGTGAGAAATGTGACATCGATACGGGCTACTGCTCGGGATATACGGCAGACGAGCCAGCCTCATCCGAGTGAACGTAGTCTATGCGTCTTATTTCTGACCCTTTGCCCAAACCTTTTTCAAGAGGGAAAGGTATCTGCGGGAGTCGGTTGATTTCCCTCTGCGGGGCATTATATTACCCCCATGGAAAAGGTGGTCTGCACTCATCCGAGGGCAAGGCGCGATTACGACATCGAGGAAAACTACGAGGCCGGCATCGAGCTCAAGGGCTCCGAGGTGAAATCGCTGCGCGTGAACCAGGCGAGCATAAAGGAGAGCTTCGCCATGATCAGGGACGGCGAGGTGTTCCTCATTAACAGCTACATCGCTCCCTACGAGCAGGCGAACCTCTTCAACCACGAGCCCCGCCGCGACCGGAAGCTCCTCCTCAACAAACGCGAGATTAACCGTCTCATGGGCAAAACCCTCATCCGCGGCTACACCCTCATCCCGCTCAAGGTCTACTTCAAAAAGGGCAAGGCCAAGGTGGACCTCGCCCTCGGCAAGGGCAAGAAGGTCCACGACCGCCGCGACGACATCAAGAAACGCGAGGCCGACAGGGAGATGGAAAAGGCCCTGAAGCGCCGCTACTGATTGTAGCGTCCTTCCTCCGTGTAGTGTATCCTTATAATCCCTCCGGGCGTCGCCCGGGGTTGAAATCGGCGTAACCGTAATTATTTTATTTAAAGCGGGTTACGCTGCATTACTCAGGTTTGTACTGTTCTTTGACATGGGGGCGACATGGCTTCGACGGGGAATGGGATAGTTTGTGCTGCATGCCGAGCTTCTACTAACTCGTAAAACTGGTGGAGCACACACAAGTGCCGAAAATGACTTTGCACTCGCTGCCTAACTGAGCGGCGACGGCTCCTTAATGCGCGCTCGCGGGATTAAGAGGGCCGACGACTAGCGAGCTGGTCCGATGGCGACGCACTGGACACCTGAGGACGAGACAAAATTCGGTGCTGGCGGTGAAAACCCTGTCTATCGGTAACTTCACTGCGAGACTAAACGATAGACTAAGCATGTAGAGGCCTTTCGAGTCTCTTTCTCGGACCCGGGTTCGATTCCCGGCGCCTCCACCATTTAGAAAAGACAAACCCGTCTCTCTGGGGTCATTCTCCGGGGTGACGGGTTTTCTTTTTCCCCTTGCTTCTAAAGGGTTTGCGCCCGTTTCACATCTTTCCAAAGCACCTCTCCGCACCATCGATTCTCCCCATCTTCCAGCCTCTCTTTCTCTGTTTGGCCCCTGATTCTCTGTTTTCTCCGGACCAAGTCCGAAGCTCGTCCGGAAAGCTACATCCTTGATTGATATGGGTTTGTGGCTGGTTGCCATTTTTGGCGGTTGTCTTAGGTCATCGCTCGACGCCGCAACCGGACGTTTTTTTCGAACTCGCCTGCATCGGCCGTGAAAAGAAGCGCGGTCAACTCCGGTTTCCAGACCCCCAAAGTAGAAAAGCCGACGCTGATGGTCGGCTCTCTGGGGTGGTCTCGGGTCCGGTCGTCAGTCGGTGGCGAAGCCGAACTGGCGGCGCTGCTCGGCCCAGTCCTCGGGAAAGGTCTGGGTCAGCTTGGCCAGCGAGAGTCCGTTGGGTTCCTCGCCGTTGATCAGGGCTTCGACGATGTCAGGGGCCAGAGTCGTCAGCTTGAGGATGCGGGCCACATACGAGCCATCGACGTCGAGGGTACGGGCAAGCTCGCTGATGGACTTGATCTGCCCGGATTCGAGGATGTCGGCCCAGGAAAAGGCCCGTCCCAGCGCTTGGAGGATGGCGGACTGCACCGGTTCCTGCGCTCCGATGATTTCTCCATCCAGGGCCTGGGGAGCGATGACCGTCTTGCGGCCACGCATGCGCCGGATCAGCATCGGGATGTGGATCTGCAGGTTGCCGTTGTCGGCAACGGTAATGGTCGGCTTCATTTTCATCGGCTTGCCCTCCGTTCGGTGACTTCGCATGCCAGACCAGCCAGCTCGGCGATGAGCGTTGTCAGCCCGTTGGTTCGCAGCTCCATGTCGATTCCGGTCTCGCGGATCTCGACCTTATCCACCAGGAGGCGGATGAGCCGATTTCGCTCCACTGGGAAAAGGTCTTCCCAGAAGCCCTCGACATTCTGGAAGGCCTCCGACACATCCTGTTCCGTGATGCTGTTCCCCTGGTAGGCTCTGCAGCGCTCGCTCACATGGGTCAGTTGTTTCGAGAGCTCGACCGCCTGGCGGTTAACCGTCGTCAGCATCTCGGTCTTGCCCGGCTGATCGCTGCCGGGTTTCATCAGTTCGAGTGCTTGCTCCCGCGCCTGCGACAGTTCCATCTCGAGTTGGGCTTTCTGCTTGAACAGCCGCTCCCGCTCCGCCTGCTCGATGTCCCGGGCCGCGAAGTAAGTTTTGGCCACCAGCGTCGGTGTGCGGAACACCGCGCTCAACTGCTCGATCACCGCCTGCTCGATGTCCCCGGCGGGAATTCGTTTGAGGGGGCATCGGCTCACGGTCCGCTTGCTGTCCTTCTGGCAGATGTAATAGGTGTAGTGGCGGCCGTTCTTGCGGGCGTAGGTCGGTCCCATCGAGCAGCCGCAGTGGCCGCAGCGGATGACGCCCTTCAGCGGGGCGACCATTTTGGTCCTGGCCATGGAAACCTTGACCGGTTTGTTGTCCTCCAGGATGGCCTGCACCTTGTCCCAGGTTGCCCGGTCGATGATCCCTTCGTGCTCGCCGGGGTAACTGCGATCCTTGTGGGCGATCTCGCCGATATAGATTCGATTGTTGAGCAGCCGGTAGATGTGGGCGGTGTTCCATTCGGAGCCCTCGCGCACCTTTCCTTTCTTGGTGGTCCAGGCCTTGGTGCGGTATCCCTGTTCGTTCAATTCCTGGCCCAGCTTCTTGGCCGAGCCGATCTGGATGAACCGGCGGAAGATGTACTGCACCGTCCTGGCTTCATCCGGGTTGACCAGCAGCTTCTTGTTGTCCCTGTCGACGTCGTATCCGAGGATGGGTACGCCGCCGCAGTATTTCCCCCGGCGCTTGGCGGCCGCCACCTTGTCCCGGATACGTTCGGCGATGACCTCCCGCTCGTACTGGGCGAAGGTGATCAGGATGCCGAGAAACATCCGGCCGGTGGGATCAGTGGTGCTGAAGTGCTGGGTGACCGAGACGAAGCTGACACCCTTCTCGTTGAAGAGGTCGATCATCTTCATGAAGTCCAGCAGCGAGCGGGACAGCCGGTCGACCTTGTAGACGACGATCACATCGATCTTCCCGGCGTCGATGTCCGCCAGCAGGCGGCGCAGCCCCGGACGCTCCATGTTCCCGCCCGAGAAACCACCATCGTCATAGCGATCCGGCAGAGCCGTCCAGCCCCGCATCCTCTGAGCTTCGATATAGTGTTCCGCCGATTCCCGTTGCGCATCCAGCGAGTTGAACTCCTGCTCGAGCCCTTCCTCATGACTCTTGCGGGTGTAAATGGCGCAGCGCAGGGTCTTGTTTTTGCCCGGCGCGACATTGCTGTTATCAAGCATCCGAACCTCCCTCGGCTTTTCTGCCGTAAACCTTCTTCAGTCCGAAAAAGACTTTCCCGTTCCAGCGCGTCCCGGTGATCTCTCTGGCCACCGCGCTGAGCGACCGGAAGGTGCGGCCTTCGAACTCGTAGCCATCGGCAAGGACGATCACCTCATAGCGCCGGTCGTTCCATACCCGCACCAGTCTGGTCCCGGGCAGGATCGCCTCGTTTGATTTCCGCTCTTCAGGGATGCGTCGATTGACAGTGGCGACCGGGTCCTCCTTGGCGGCCTGCTGGAGATGGACCTTGGCCTGCTCGGACAGCCCACCGTAGAAAAGCTCCTGGATGCGATAGGCCAGCCGCTTGATGAGGAATTGCTTTTTGTACTGGGGCGGCTCTTCGCCGTAGAGGTCGAGCCATTTTTCCCGGAGCTGCTCCAGGGACATGGATTGCAGCAGGGCCATCTGCCGAAGGACCGAGTTTCGGGTTCGGTCCTGATTCTTGCCGCCCGTGGCGGCATTCTGTAACTCATTCATTTTCAACTCCTTATTTTGGTTTCCGGACGAGTTGTCATGAATGAATGCTCTGTTCCGGCAATGAATCAAGTCCTTCTCCGAGCACAGGGGAAGAATCTTCGAAAACCTCTAACTCATTGCTTACACATGCTTTTTTTGCCTTTCGGCGCAGGATCGCAGTGGCCAGAATGGAAACGGCTGACTGGAGCCTCGCCTCACCCGATAGGCGGCCGGGTTTGCCGCTTTCGCCAAGGTCATCCGTCCCCGGCACATCATTCATTTCCTGTACATCCAACATCGAACACCTCCGGTGGGACCGGGGGACTGGATGGTGTGGATGCCAGAAAACGGTGGCGGTCGGGATGCGCGTTCGATGGCACCCACAACCGCCTCAGCTCCGCCTCTGGTCGGTTATCTGGTTGTGCCCGGCTTTAACCGGACTTGCGTTCGTTACCTACCGGAGGGACATGCAAGATGACGGAATCAGATGAAAAGTCCTGTTTTTGATTGACCTGATATTCATCAGGTCGTATATTTCTTGGTCATAAATTGGGCTTAATCCGCTCAGTGGCCATGACACGGAGCAATCGCCATGGGAAAGAAAAAGCTATCGGAAATAACCGACCCGCAGGCCAGGACGCTGAGGGTCATTTGCCAAATCATCGATGAAAAGGGGTTGCCGCCAACGGTGAAAGAATTGTCGGAAGTCCTCGGTATCAGCCACGCGAGCGCCCACGAGCAGATCGCTCAACTGGTTCGGAAAGGCTATCTGAAGAAAGAAGCTCGTAAGGCCCGGAGCATCGTCGTCATCAGGAGGCCCGAATAACGATGCCGGGTCGCGACAAATAAGGAGATCGACATGGGGCACGTCAGACTTGGGAGCCTTCCAAGATCGAGGGCATGGAAAGAGGTGGTCGGCCTGATCACGGCCGGTGCCGATGTGTCCCAAATCGCAAACGCCACAATACGGGCTGCTGACAAGGCCTTCTCATTTGTGCTCAACGATGAGGGGTTTACCGAGGCGGTATGGTTGATGACCCAGCTTGCCATTGCTGCCAAGAAGGACAACTTCAACGATCACCTGCAGTCGGTCGGCATCAATCTGCCGCAGGACACCTCATTGCCCGACGTTGCCGCCGCTGTTGCAGAGGCAATGGATCGGAAACTGGAGTCCAACGGTAGCCGCTCTGACTTGGGTGAGATGTCGCAGCGGGCCTTGGTTGGAGCATTGGTCGAACACATCTCTCCCAAGCTGCCCTCCTTGTTTACGCCAGACGCCAGTGACGTTCAGGCAGCATTGGCGTCGCTCGGGAAAAAACGGGAGTTCGGCGAGTTGTCCCGCACGTTCTTCGCCAAGCTGACCAACGAGAGCATGAATTATTTCCTGTCAAAAACGCTGGCGACCCATCTGGGCGAAGGCCAGCGCTTTGCCACCATGAATGAAATGGGACAATTCGAGAAAGCCCTGACCACGCACTGCAAAGAAGCATCCCTGATCGTCGAACAGTTTTCGGCGGATTGGTTTTCCAAGCACAAATACGAAGAAGGCGGTGACATCTCCCGGGAGTCGTCCAACGGCTTCGCCTCCTATGCGCTGAAGAAAATGAAGGACGAATTGAAAGAAGGAGCGCGAGCCGATGCAAGATAAGCGTTACATCATCTGCGGAAACGCACCGACCAGCGGAATCGAGGAGAACCCGAATCGGGATTTGCGCCTGCGCTTGTGGGGCAAAGATGGGCCGGACAAGATCACCCTACGCATTGAGGACATCCACAAAAAGATGAGCAAGGACGTGCCGGATTCCTTCCAGGATCTGCTCGAAATTGCCACCTACGTCTACAGCGCCGACCAGGCCATTCCCCGTGGGGCCGATGACGTTGATTCCTTTGGTCATGGTTGGCGGAGAAACCTGCATTTCATCATTCCGGTCCGGAACCCGGATTTCTGGAATGGTGAGGAGATTCAGCAGGCCCTGTGCTCGACGCTTGGGTTCCTGTCTGATGACAGCTATCACTTCGAATTCACCAAGCTGACAGAGGCTCAGGCATTCCAGGGCTACCTGGACTTCAACGATGACGGGCGTCTTCTCGGTTATCCGGAGCAGGTGGTGATGTTTTCAGGCGGGCTGGATTCGCTGGCCGGAGCTATCGACGAGGTGTTGAACGAAAAGCACCGGGTCGTTCTGGTGACTCACAAGTCAACCCCGAAGCTCAACAAGCGCCACCGCCGCCTGGAAAAGATGATCGCCGACAAGGCCGGGGAAAACGCTCCGCTCCACATCGGCGTTCGCGTCAACAAGAACAAGGGGCTGAACTACGAGTACACTCAGCGGAGCCGCTCCTTTCTATACGTGTCCATCGGCGCGACCATCGCAAAAATGATCAACCTGAAGAGCGTCCGTTTCTACGAGAACGGCGTCATCAGTCTGAATCTGCCGGTCTGCGCCCAGGTCGTCGGCGGCCGAGCAACGCGCACCACCCATCCCAGGGTAATCCGAGGGTTTCAGGAAATCATCAGCCTGGTAGCTGGCGAACCTTTCACCATTGAAAATCCCTACATCTGGAAAACCAAGGCTGACGTCGTCGGGGTCATCACCAAAGCCGGATGCCAGGAGATGATCGCGGCATCGACCACCTGCACGCACACCTGGGAGATGACCAATCACCATACCCACTGCGGCACCTGCTCGCAGTGCATCGACCGGCGCTTTGCCGTGATCGCTGCCAAGGCCGATCAGTATGACCCTGTCGATGCCTACAAGGCCGACATCTTCACCCAAAGCCGAAGCAAGGACGAGGACAAGATCATGGCGGCCGCATACCTGGAACGTGCCAACCAGGTCCGTGATCAGGATGACATCACCCAGTTTATCGCTCGATTCAGCGAGGTGAGTCGGGTCTTCCGCTACCTGAATGGGAACCCCGGAAGCGTGGCCCAGAAGGTCTATGACCTTTACAAGCGCCACGCCAAGGAGGTCTGCGAAGCGATGGACACCATGGTCGCCCGCAACATCACCGCCATCCGCCAGCGCACATTGCCGGGAGACTGCTTGCTTCGGACGGTCTATGAATCGGGATCGGTGATCTCAGTCCCAGCCATTCCGGTCGAGCTGAAGCAACCGGACAACTACTTCAGAAAGCGCGGGGGTGTCTGGGCCGCACGCTTTAACGGTAACGCCGAGGTGCTCGTGACGGGTGTCGACAAAGGAGCCGAGTACATCAACTTCCTCCTGGCAAGGCCCAACAAGGAAACCTCGGTCTACGAGATCGTCTGCGGGTTTGCCATCGATAGCTGCAACGCGGTCCTGAACTCCAATGAGACCGACGAAGGTTTTCAGGTCACCCAGGGGGTTCCGTTGGGTGATACCGGTTTCGTTGCCGACCGCAAGGCCGTCGAGCAATACCGGGAGACGGCTCACGACCTTCTACGAGAGATTGAAGAAGCCCGGGCAGAAAACAACGATGCCGAGATTCAGCGACTGGAAGACGAAATGACCCAGATCACCGCCGCAATCAACGAGGCGGT
This genomic window contains:
- a CDS encoding recombinase family protein, which produces MLDNSNVAPGKNKTLRCAIYTRKSHEEGLEQEFNSLDAQRESAEHYIEAQRMRGWTALPDRYDDGGFSGGNMERPGLRRLLADIDAGKIDVIVVYKVDRLSRSLLDFMKMIDLFNEKGVSFVSVTQHFSTTDPTGRMFLGILITFAQYEREVIAERIRDKVAAAKRRGKYCGGVPILGYDVDRDNKKLLVNPDEARTVQYIFRRFIQIGSAKKLGQELNEQGYRTKAWTTKKGKVREGSEWNTAHIYRLLNNRIYIGEIAHKDRSYPGEHEGIIDRATWDKVQAILEDNKPVKVSMARTKMVAPLKGVIRCGHCGCSMGPTYARKNGRHYTYYICQKDSKRTVSRCPLKRIPAGDIEQAVIEQLSAVFRTPTLVAKTYFAARDIEQAERERLFKQKAQLEMELSQAREQALELMKPGSDQPGKTEMLTTVNRQAVELSKQLTHVSERCRAYQGNSITEQDVSEAFQNVEGFWEDLFPVERNRLIRLLVDKVEIRETGIDMELRTNGLTTLIAELAGLACEVTERRASR
- the dtd gene encoding D-aminoacyl-tRNA deacylase — encoded protein: MRAIIQRVKEAKVDVAGETVGKIGEGMLVLLGAGKDDTSADADYLVDKILALRIFEDADGKMNLSVTNTPGSLLVVSQFTLYGDCRKGRRPSFDKAAPPEVAEALYEEFVSKLRARGAHVETGRFRAIMDVHLVNRGPVTLMLDSKKEF
- a CDS encoding DUF2924 domain-containing protein, which translates into the protein MNELQNAATGGKNQDRTRNSVLRQMALLQSMSLEQLREKWLDLYGEEPPQYKKQFLIKRLAYRIQELFYGGLSEQAKVHLQQAAKEDPVATVNRRIPEERKSNEAILPGTRLVRVWNDRRYEVIVLADGYEFEGRTFRSLSAVAREITGTRWNGKVFFGLKKVYGRKAEGGSDA
- a CDS encoding MarR family transcriptional regulator, with translation MGKKKLSEITDPQARTLRVICQIIDEKGLPPTVKELSEVLGISHASAHEQIAQLVRKGYLKKEARKARSIVVIRRPE
- the smpB gene encoding SsrA-binding protein SmpB; this encodes MEKVVCTHPRARRDYDIEENYEAGIELKGSEVKSLRVNQASIKESFAMIRDGEVFLINSYIAPYEQANLFNHEPRRDRKLLLNKREINRLMGKTLIRGYTLIPLKVYFKKGKAKVDLALGKGKKVHDRRDDIKKREADREMEKALKRRY
- a CDS encoding VOC family protein → MKKNTICLWYNHDAEEAAHFYARTFPDSKVGAVHRAPSDFPGGKEGDALVVHFTVCGVPCIGLNGGDAFKHSEAFSFQIATEDQAETDRYWNAIVDNGGTESACGWCKDKWGLSWQITPRVLTEALARGGDVAKRAFEAMMDMRKIDVARIEAAVRG
- a CDS encoding LysM peptidoglycan-binding domain-containing protein, with protein sequence MSITPILITLGFVASSAHSIEFPPEPPKRVIAHTVKRAEELHLLAGYYYRDPRQWVRIYRDNAGTIRNPNRIYPGQVLYITVDQDWTPPFDLDAYVAEWGTYLLDGTVPE
- a CDS encoding RNA polymerase sigma factor RpoD/SigA; the encoded protein is MKKSKEYPKLAPDIRALETRESGVDYDAVAPFEDEDDNLQFDDDTGTEFDPGAPRRKRKKKPGASKLEEHLRLLHVYFRDLEHETSLLSPKEELRIAANIRKCENKAEAIRAVLTELAEGKLPKKPQKEYPFYDGGDMLDYVQRMNTLSNAYMKRSNELKNRFIKSNLKLVISIAKNYMGRGLPLADLIQEGNLGLMRAVEKFDYTLGYKFSTYASWWIQQAVFRAPFEKTKTIRIPVYLYEWAGKVKAVTALLTKELDREPTCEEIAKELEIAPSVVKRIIQTASDVMNNVQSLDAPISNDDQRTYIEFVEDSKIPPPDTAILKRSVQNRIEDVLSTLSPKEEEIIRMRFGIGIETTYTLNEIGDKFGVTRERIRQIEKSALDKIASSYLGDYLRDLV
- a CDS encoding 7-cyano-7-deazaguanine synthase; its protein translation is MQDKRYIICGNAPTSGIEENPNRDLRLRLWGKDGPDKITLRIEDIHKKMSKDVPDSFQDLLEIATYVYSADQAIPRGADDVDSFGHGWRRNLHFIIPVRNPDFWNGEEIQQALCSTLGFLSDDSYHFEFTKLTEAQAFQGYLDFNDDGRLLGYPEQVVMFSGGLDSLAGAIDEVLNEKHRVVLVTHKSTPKLNKRHRRLEKMIADKAGENAPLHIGVRVNKNKGLNYEYTQRSRSFLYVSIGATIAKMINLKSVRFYENGVISLNLPVCAQVVGGRATRTTHPRVIRGFQEIISLVAGEPFTIENPYIWKTKADVVGVITKAGCQEMIAASTTCTHTWEMTNHHTHCGTCSQCIDRRFAVIAAKADQYDPVDAYKADIFTQSRSKDEDKIMAAAYLERANQVRDQDDITQFIARFSEVSRVFRYLNGNPGSVAQKVYDLYKRHAKEVCEAMDTMVARNITAIRQRTLPGDCLLRTVYESGSVISVPAIPVELKQPDNYFRKRGGVWAARFNGNAEVLVTGVDKGAEYINFLLARPNKETSVYEIVCGFAIDSCNAVLNSNETDEGFQVTQGVPLGDTGFVADRKAVEQYRETAHDLLREIEEARAENNDAEIQRLEDEMTQITAAINEAVGLGGKLRKSHDKRKNIRDAFRNAVNRAIKYLEKYDKPLAAHLKESIKCGNEPVYRTEEEIVWEVRPIVNE